The Mesorhizobium koreense genome includes a window with the following:
- the sucC gene encoding ADP-forming succinate--CoA ligase subunit beta, which produces MNIHEYQAKQVLKGYGAPVADGVPIFKAGEAEAAAKKLPGPLYVVKSQIHAGGRGKGKFKELSADAKGGVRLAKSVEEVVANANEMLGATLVTKQTGPAGKQVNRLYIEDGADIDRELYLSLLVDRTVGRVAFVVSTEGGMDIETVAHDTPEKIVTVAIDPEAGVTETDVKKLNNALKLSGDAAKDGGKLFPLLYRAFLDKDMSLLEINPLIVMKNGHLRVLDAKVSFDNNALFRHPDIVELRDTTEEDAKEIEASKYDLAYVALDGNIGCMVNGAGLAMATMDIIKLYGAEPANFLDVGGGANKEKVTAAFKIITADPNVKGILVNIFGGIMRCDVIAEGVIAAVKEVGLKVPLVVRLEGTNVELGKKIINESGLNVISADDLDDAAQKIVKAVKGN; this is translated from the coding sequence ATGAATATCCACGAATACCAGGCAAAGCAGGTTCTGAAGGGATATGGCGCGCCTGTCGCCGACGGCGTGCCGATCTTCAAGGCAGGTGAGGCGGAAGCCGCCGCCAAGAAGCTTCCCGGCCCGCTTTATGTCGTGAAGAGCCAGATTCATGCCGGCGGCCGCGGCAAGGGCAAGTTCAAGGAATTGTCGGCAGACGCCAAGGGCGGCGTCCGCTTGGCGAAATCGGTAGAAGAGGTCGTCGCAAACGCCAACGAAATGCTCGGGGCTACGCTGGTGACCAAGCAGACCGGGCCGGCCGGCAAGCAGGTCAACCGCCTCTACATCGAGGATGGCGCCGATATCGACCGTGAACTCTATCTATCGCTTCTGGTCGACCGCACGGTCGGCCGCGTCGCCTTCGTGGTCTCGACCGAGGGCGGCATGGATATCGAGACCGTCGCACATGACACGCCGGAGAAGATCGTCACGGTTGCGATCGATCCGGAGGCCGGTGTCACCGAGACAGACGTGAAGAAGCTCAACAATGCGCTAAAGCTTTCGGGCGATGCGGCCAAGGATGGCGGGAAGCTTTTTCCGCTCCTCTACCGCGCGTTCCTCGACAAGGACATGAGCTTGCTCGAAATCAATCCACTGATCGTCATGAAAAACGGGCATCTGAGGGTGCTCGACGCCAAGGTCTCCTTCGACAACAACGCCCTTTTCCGCCACCCGGATATCGTGGAACTGCGCGATACGACCGAGGAGGACGCCAAGGAGATCGAGGCGTCGAAATACGACCTCGCCTATGTCGCGCTCGACGGCAATATCGGCTGCATGGTGAACGGCGCCGGGCTTGCCATGGCGACGATGGACATCATCAAGCTCTACGGCGCGGAGCCGGCGAACTTCCTCGATGTCGGCGGCGGCGCCAACAAGGAGAAGGTAACGGCCGCCTTCAAGATCATCACCGCCGATCCGAACGTAAAGGGCATTCTGGTCAACATCTTCGGCGGCATCATGCGCTGCGACGTGATCGCGGAAGGCGTGATCGCGGCGGTCAAGGAGGTCGGGCTGAAAGTGCCGCTCGTCGTCCGTCTCGAAGGCACCAATGTCGAACTCGGCAAGAAGATCATCAACGAAAGCGGGCTGAACGTGATCTCGGCCGACGATCTCGACGATGCCGCTCAGAAGATCGTGAAGGCGGTGAAGGGAAACTGA
- the odhB gene encoding 2-oxoglutarate dehydrogenase complex dihydrolipoyllysine-residue succinyltransferase — MTTEIRVPTLGESVTEATIGKWFKAAGDPIAVDEPLVELETDKVTIEVPAPSAGTLAEIAAKEGETVEVGALLGSIAEGSGKALPAKKAEPAKPAEEKPQAVSQAAGAAAAGSTGEAAAKTSRIAGQEPVEERAMPPAPSAAKLMAEKNVSAGQVEGSGKRGQILKADVLEALSKGAASQPAEAPREARAPSPAADQAGEERVRMTKLRQTIARRLKDAQNVAAMLTTFNEVDMGAVMALRAKYKDIFEKKHGVKLGFMGFFTKAVTHALKEIPNVNAEIDGTDIIYKNYCHIGVAVGTDRGLVVPVVRDADRMGIAEIEKEIGRLGVAARDGKLSVADMQGGTFTISNGGVYGSLMSTPILNAPQSGILGMHKIQERPMAIGGQVVIRPMMYLALSYDHRIVDGKEAVTFLVRVKESLEDPERLVLDL; from the coding sequence ATGACCACCGAAATCCGCGTTCCGACCCTCGGCGAGTCCGTAACGGAAGCCACCATCGGCAAATGGTTCAAGGCGGCGGGCGACCCGATCGCCGTGGACGAGCCGCTGGTCGAGCTCGAGACCGATAAGGTAACCATCGAGGTGCCCGCGCCGTCCGCGGGAACGCTTGCCGAGATCGCCGCGAAGGAAGGCGAGACGGTCGAGGTCGGCGCGCTGCTCGGCTCGATCGCGGAGGGAAGCGGCAAGGCGTTACCCGCCAAGAAGGCCGAGCCCGCAAAGCCGGCGGAAGAAAAGCCGCAGGCGGTGTCGCAAGCCGCCGGTGCAGCGGCTGCCGGGTCGACGGGCGAAGCGGCGGCGAAGACGTCCAGGATCGCCGGCCAGGAGCCGGTTGAGGAACGCGCCATGCCGCCCGCTCCTTCCGCCGCCAAGTTGATGGCGGAAAAGAACGTCTCCGCCGGTCAGGTGGAAGGCTCGGGCAAACGTGGGCAGATCCTGAAAGCGGACGTGCTGGAGGCTTTGTCGAAGGGCGCGGCCTCGCAGCCGGCCGAGGCGCCGCGCGAAGCGCGCGCACCGTCACCAGCCGCCGACCAGGCCGGCGAAGAGCGCGTCCGCATGACCAAGCTTCGGCAGACCATCGCACGTCGACTTAAGGACGCCCAGAACGTCGCCGCCATGCTGACGACATTCAACGAGGTCGACATGGGTGCGGTCATGGCGTTGCGCGCCAAGTACAAGGACATCTTCGAGAAGAAGCATGGCGTGAAGCTTGGCTTCATGGGCTTCTTCACCAAGGCGGTCACTCACGCGCTGAAGGAAATCCCCAACGTCAATGCCGAGATCGACGGCACCGATATCATCTACAAGAATTACTGCCATATCGGCGTGGCGGTCGGTACGGATCGCGGCCTCGTCGTGCCGGTGGTGCGTGACGCCGACCGGATGGGTATCGCCGAGATCGAGAAGGAGATCGGCCGCCTCGGTGTGGCCGCTCGCGACGGCAAGCTGTCGGTGGCAGACATGCAGGGCGGCACCTTTACCATCTCGAACGGCGGCGTCTACGGCTCGCTTATGTCGACGCCGATCCTTAACGCCCCGCAGTCCGGTATCCTCGGCATGCACAAGATCCAGGAGCGGCCGATGGCGATCGGCGGGCAGGTCGTTATCCGCCCGATGATGTATCTGGCGCTCTCCTACGACCACCGCATCGTCGACGGCAAGGAAGCGGTGACCTTCCTGGTGCGCGTCAAGGAAAGCCTGGAGGACCCCGAGCGGCTGGTACTCGATCTTTAG
- a CDS encoding SDR family oxidoreductase, whose translation MKAVLVTGGSRGIGAAVCRLAARSGYAVAVNFASNEEAARRVVAEIDASGGEAFAVKGDVGTEADVMAMFEAVDKRFGRLDALVNNAGVVDLVARVDEMSAERIERILRINVLGAFLCAREAIKRMSTRHGGRGGVIVNMSSAAARLGGVGLYVDYAASKGAIDTMTIGLSREVAREGIRVNAVRPGMIDTEIHADSGDPDRARKIADTIPVGRPGTAEEIANAVVWLLSDEASYVQGAILDVSGGR comes from the coding sequence ATGAAGGCAGTTCTGGTGACGGGCGGCTCGCGGGGCATCGGTGCAGCGGTATGTCGACTGGCCGCTAGGTCAGGCTATGCGGTCGCCGTCAATTTCGCTTCGAACGAAGAGGCCGCTCGCAGGGTCGTGGCGGAGATCGATGCGAGCGGCGGCGAAGCCTTCGCCGTCAAAGGCGATGTCGGAACCGAAGCCGACGTGATGGCGATGTTCGAAGCCGTGGACAAGCGCTTCGGCAGGCTGGACGCTCTCGTTAACAATGCCGGCGTCGTCGATCTCGTAGCGCGTGTCGACGAGATGAGCGCGGAACGGATAGAGCGTATCCTGCGTATCAATGTGCTCGGCGCATTCCTGTGTGCGCGGGAGGCCATAAAGCGCATGTCCACGCGCCATGGCGGCAGGGGCGGCGTCATCGTCAATATGTCCTCGGCGGCGGCAAGACTTGGAGGCGTTGGCCTCTATGTGGATTATGCCGCGTCGAAGGGGGCGATCGATACGATGACGATCGGCCTTTCGCGCGAGGTGGCCCGTGAGGGCATACGGGTCAACGCCGTCCGGCCCGGGATGATCGATACCGAAATCCATGCCGATAGCGGCGATCCCGACCGCGCCAGAAAGATCGCCGACACTATTCCGGTGGGCCGCCCGGGTACGGCCGAGGAGATCGCCAATGCGGTAGTCTGGCTGCTCTCCGACGAAGCTTCCTATGTCCAGGGGGCGATACTCGACGTGAGCGGCGGTCGCTGA
- a CDS encoding DUF4241 domain-containing protein: MAGKPAGERLVFRLAEAADSELAAHDLRRAGLGQLYLPTGRLLICDPTPGMSDSEPLERAVAPGRYLVSAFAHEDRNAFALLRFSTERIARWETAPIELIVDGGEPSRYSGGCIVDSGFAGFMDMETHNLIDLRDNAEQDDNPDYEGYIFDALLESFFDEEAGLHCPIKGDPRNVAAFTSGYGDGEYPAFWGLDAADSPVLLLCDFLVIERS, from the coding sequence GTGGCGGGGAAGCCGGCCGGTGAACGCCTGGTCTTCCGTCTCGCGGAAGCGGCGGATAGCGAGCTAGCGGCGCACGATCTGCGGCGAGCTGGTCTTGGCCAGCTTTATCTGCCAACCGGGCGGCTGCTGATCTGCGATCCAACGCCTGGTATGTCTGATTCCGAGCCCCTTGAACGCGCCGTCGCGCCTGGCCGGTATCTTGTTTCCGCTTTCGCTCATGAAGACCGAAACGCCTTCGCGCTGTTGCGCTTTTCGACGGAACGAATCGCCCGCTGGGAAACCGCGCCGATAGAATTGATCGTCGATGGCGGCGAGCCCTCACGCTACAGCGGTGGGTGCATCGTCGATAGCGGCTTCGCGGGTTTCATGGACATGGAAACCCATAACCTCATCGATCTTCGCGACAACGCCGAGCAGGACGACAATCCAGACTACGAAGGCTATATTTTCGACGCGCTTCTCGAGTCGTTCTTTGACGAGGAAGCTGGTCTCCACTGCCCGATCAAGGGTGATCCGCGCAATGTAGCGGCCTTTACCAGCGGCTATGGCGATGGCGAATATCCTGCGTTCTGGGGGCTGGATGCGGCTGATTCACCCGTGCTTTTGTTATGCGATTTCCTCGTTATCGAGCGAAGCTGA
- the sucD gene encoding succinate--CoA ligase subunit alpha translates to MSILVDKNTKVLVQGLTGKTGTFHTEQALAYHGTQMVGGTHPTKGGQKWQGKVNGKAVELPIFSSLAEGKDRTGATASVIYVPPAGAAEAIIEAIEADMPLIICITEGIPVLDMVKVKAKLDKSKSRLIGPNCPGVLTPNECKIGIMPGNIFKKGSVGVVSRSGTLTYEAVFQTTNEGLGQTTAVGIGGDPVKGTEFIDMLEMFLADEATKSIVMIGEIGGSAEEDAAQFIRDEAKKGRKKPMVGFIAGRTAPKGRTMGHAGAVISGGKGGAEDKIAAMEAAGIRVSPSPAQLGKTLVDVIKG, encoded by the coding sequence ATGTCCATTCTCGTTGACAAGAACACGAAAGTCCTCGTCCAGGGGCTGACCGGCAAGACCGGCACATTCCACACAGAGCAGGCGCTTGCCTATCACGGCACGCAGATGGTCGGCGGGACACATCCGACGAAGGGCGGCCAGAAATGGCAGGGCAAGGTCAACGGCAAGGCGGTGGAACTGCCGATCTTCTCCTCGCTCGCGGAAGGCAAGGACAGGACGGGCGCGACGGCATCGGTGATCTATGTCCCGCCGGCCGGTGCCGCGGAAGCCATCATAGAGGCGATCGAGGCCGACATGCCGCTGATCATCTGCATCACCGAGGGTATCCCGGTGCTCGACATGGTCAAGGTCAAGGCGAAGCTCGACAAGTCGAAGTCGCGGCTCATCGGCCCCAACTGTCCGGGTGTGCTGACGCCCAACGAATGCAAGATCGGTATCATGCCCGGCAACATCTTCAAGAAGGGTTCGGTGGGCGTTGTTTCACGTTCCGGAACGCTTACCTATGAGGCGGTGTTCCAGACCACGAATGAAGGTCTCGGCCAGACCACGGCCGTCGGCATCGGCGGCGACCCGGTCAAGGGTACGGAGTTCATCGACATGCTTGAGATGTTCCTAGCCGACGAGGCGACCAAATCCATCGTGATGATCGGCGAGATTGGCGGCTCGGCCGAAGAGGACGCCGCCCAGTTCATCCGCGACGAGGCCAAGAAAGGCCGCAAGAAACCGATGGTGGGCTTCATCGCCGGGCGTACCGCGCCGAAAGGGCGCACCATGGGTCATGCCGGCGCCGTCATCTCCGGTGGCAAGGGCGGGGCGGAAGACAAGATCGCGGCGATGGAAGCGGCGGGCATCCGGGTTTCGCCCTCGCCGGCGCAGCTTGGCAAGACGTTGGTGGACGTGATCAAGGGGTAA
- the mdh gene encoding malate dehydrogenase, producing the protein MARNRIALIGSGMIGGTLAHLIGLKELGDVVLFDIAEGIPQGKGLDIAQSSAVEGFDAKFAGASAYSAIEGADVCIVTAGVPRKPGMSRDDLLGINLKVMEQVGAGIKKYAPKAFVICITNPLDAMVWALQKFSGLPKTHVVGMAGVLDSARFRYFLSDEFKVSVEDVSAMTLGGHGDDMVPLVRYSTVAGIPLPDLIKMGWTSKQKLDAIVERTRKGGGEIVGLLKSGSAYYAPASSAIAMAEAYLKDKKRVLPCAAHLSGQYGVKNMYVGVPAVIGAGGVERVIELDLNKSEQKMFDKSVAAVRTLCEACANIAPNLKK; encoded by the coding sequence ATGGCACGCAACCGGATCGCCCTCATCGGCTCGGGTATGATTGGCGGCACGCTCGCCCATTTGATCGGCCTCAAGGAACTGGGCGACGTCGTCCTGTTCGACATCGCCGAGGGCATACCGCAGGGCAAGGGCCTCGACATAGCGCAATCCTCGGCGGTCGAGGGCTTCGACGCTAAATTCGCCGGCGCCAGTGCCTATTCGGCCATCGAAGGCGCGGATGTCTGCATCGTAACCGCCGGCGTGCCGCGCAAGCCCGGCATGAGCCGCGACGACCTGCTGGGCATCAATCTGAAGGTGATGGAACAGGTAGGCGCCGGCATCAAGAAATACGCGCCCAAGGCCTTCGTGATCTGCATCACCAACCCGCTCGACGCCATGGTCTGGGCGCTACAGAAGTTTTCCGGCCTGCCGAAGACACATGTGGTCGGCATGGCGGGCGTGCTCGATTCGGCGCGCTTCCGCTATTTCCTTTCCGACGAGTTCAAGGTCTCCGTCGAGGATGTCAGCGCCATGACGCTCGGCGGCCATGGCGACGACATGGTGCCACTGGTGCGCTACTCCACCGTTGCCGGCATCCCGCTGCCGGACCTCATCAAGATGGGCTGGACCTCGAAGCAGAAGCTCGACGCCATCGTCGAGCGCACGCGCAAGGGTGGCGGCGAGATCGTCGGCCTGTTGAAATCCGGCTCGGCCTATTACGCGCCGGCTTCCTCTGCGATCGCGATGGCCGAGGCCTATCTCAAGGATAAGAAGCGGGTGCTGCCCTGCGCCGCCCATCTCTCGGGCCAGTACGGCGTCAAAAACATGTATGTCGGCGTTCCGGCGGTGATCGGTGCGGGCGGCGTCGAGCGCGTCATCGAACTCGATCTCAACAAGAGCGAGCAGAAGATGTTCGACAAGTCGGTGGCGGCCGTGCGGACACTCTGCGAGGCCTGTGCCAACATCGCCCCCAACCTCAAGAAATAA
- a CDS encoding 2-oxoglutarate dehydrogenase E1 component, translating to MRRQDQANDQFSLTSFLYGGNASYVEELQAQYEKDPNSVNAEWRDFFASLKDEPDDVIRNAKGASWKKPGWPIVANGELVSALDGNWALVEKHIERKVKAKAKAAEAGAELGETEIHQQTRDSVRAIMMIRAYRMRGHLHANLDPLGIAKPLEDYNELSPENYGFTEADYDRPIFIDNVLGLEFATIREMLDILQRTYCSTLGVEFMHISNPEEKAWIQERIEGPDKGIAFTPEGKKAILQKLVEAEGFEQFLDVKYKGTKRFGLDGGESLIPAMEQIVKRGGAMGMKEIVLGMAHRGRLNMLSQVMGKPHRAIFHEFKGGSFTPDDVEGSGDVKYHLGTSSDREFDGNKVHMSLTANPSHLEIVNPVVMGKARAKQDIVFGRKREEMVPLEERAKVLPLLIHGDAAFAGQGVVAEMFGLSGLRGHRVAGTLHFIINNQIGFTTDPRFSRSSPYPSDVAKMIEAPIFHVNGDDPEAVVYAAKVATEFRMIFHKPVVVDMFCYRRYGHNEGDEPSFTQPLMYSEIRTHKTTLQLYGEKLIAEQLITQEEFDRMKADWRARLDGEWETGQSYMPNKADWLDGAWTGLRKADNEDEQRRGKTAVPAKTLKEIGRKLTEIPKDFEAHRTIMRFLEHRAKMIETGEGIDWSTAEALAFGSILMEGNPIRLSGQDSERGTFSQRHSVLYDQKDEARYIPLNNLSPAQANYEVVNSMLSEEAVLGFEYGFSLAEPRALTLWEAQFGDFANGAQVLFDQFISSGERKWLRMSGLVCLLPHGYEGQGPEHSSARLERFLQLCAEDNMQVANCTTPANYFHILRRQLKRDFRKPLILMTPKSLLRHKRAVSTLAEMSGESSFHRLLWDDAQYLDNEPIKLVKDSKIRRVVLCSGKVYYDLYEEREKRGINDIYLLRVEQLYPFPAKALINELSRFRNAEMVWCQEEPKNMGAWSFIDPYLEWVLAHIDAKHQRVRYTGRPAAASPATGLMSKHRAQLEAFLEDALG from the coding sequence ATGCGACGACAAGATCAGGCAAACGACCAGTTTTCGCTCACCTCTTTCCTCTATGGCGGCAATGCCAGCTATGTCGAGGAACTCCAGGCCCAGTACGAGAAGGACCCGAATTCGGTGAATGCCGAATGGCGGGATTTCTTCGCTTCCTTGAAGGACGAGCCCGACGACGTCATCCGCAACGCCAAGGGCGCATCGTGGAAGAAGCCCGGCTGGCCGATCGTTGCCAATGGCGAACTCGTTTCCGCTCTCGACGGCAACTGGGCGCTGGTCGAGAAGCATATCGAACGCAAGGTGAAGGCGAAGGCGAAGGCGGCCGAGGCCGGCGCCGAGCTGGGCGAGACCGAAATCCACCAGCAGACGCGCGATTCGGTGCGCGCCATCATGATGATCCGCGCCTACCGCATGCGCGGCCATCTGCACGCCAATCTCGATCCGCTCGGCATCGCCAAGCCGTTGGAGGACTATAACGAGCTGTCGCCGGAGAATTACGGCTTCACCGAAGCCGACTATGACCGGCCGATCTTCATCGACAATGTGCTCGGGCTGGAATTCGCAACCATCCGCGAGATGCTGGACATTCTCCAGCGCACCTATTGCTCGACGCTCGGTGTCGAGTTCATGCATATCTCCAATCCCGAGGAGAAGGCCTGGATACAGGAGCGTATCGAGGGGCCGGACAAGGGCATAGCCTTCACGCCAGAGGGCAAGAAGGCGATCCTGCAGAAGCTGGTCGAGGCGGAGGGCTTCGAGCAATTCCTCGACGTGAAGTACAAGGGCACCAAGCGCTTCGGCCTCGATGGCGGCGAATCGCTGATCCCGGCGATGGAGCAGATCGTCAAGCGCGGCGGCGCCATGGGTATGAAGGAGATCGTGCTCGGTATGGCGCATCGCGGCCGCTTGAACATGCTTTCGCAGGTCATGGGCAAGCCGCACCGGGCGATCTTCCATGAATTCAAGGGCGGCTCGTTCACGCCCGACGATGTCGAAGGCTCCGGCGACGTGAAGTACCATCTCGGCACTTCCTCCGATCGCGAGTTCGACGGCAACAAGGTGCATATGTCGCTGACGGCGAATCCCTCGCATCTCGAGATCGTCAATCCTGTGGTCATGGGCAAGGCGCGCGCCAAGCAGGACATCGTCTTCGGGCGCAAGCGCGAGGAGATGGTGCCGTTGGAGGAGCGCGCGAAGGTGCTGCCTCTCCTGATCCATGGCGATGCGGCTTTCGCCGGCCAGGGTGTCGTGGCTGAGATGTTCGGCCTTTCCGGCCTGCGCGGGCACCGCGTGGCCGGTACGCTGCACTTCATCATCAACAACCAGATCGGCTTCACTACCGATCCGCGCTTCTCGCGTTCCTCGCCCTATCCGTCCGATGTCGCGAAGATGATCGAGGCGCCGATCTTCCACGTCAACGGCGATGACCCGGAGGCGGTCGTCTACGCGGCCAAGGTGGCAACCGAGTTCCGCATGATCTTCCACAAGCCGGTCGTGGTCGACATGTTCTGCTATCGCCGCTACGGCCACAATGAGGGCGACGAGCCGTCTTTCACGCAGCCGCTGATGTACAGTGAAATCCGGACGCACAAGACGACGCTTCAGCTCTACGGCGAGAAGCTGATCGCCGAACAGCTCATCACCCAGGAAGAATTCGACCGGATGAAGGCTGACTGGCGTGCCCGCCTTGATGGCGAATGGGAAACAGGCCAGTCCTACATGCCCAACAAGGCCGATTGGCTGGACGGCGCATGGACCGGGCTCAGGAAGGCCGACAACGAGGACGAGCAGCGGCGCGGCAAGACAGCCGTGCCGGCCAAGACGCTGAAGGAGATCGGCCGCAAGCTGACCGAAATCCCCAAGGATTTCGAGGCGCACCGAACCATCATGCGGTTCCTCGAACATCGGGCGAAGATGATCGAGACGGGCGAGGGGATCGACTGGTCGACGGCCGAGGCGCTGGCTTTCGGGTCGATCCTGATGGAAGGGAATCCGATCCGCCTGTCAGGCCAGGATTCCGAGCGTGGCACCTTCTCGCAGCGCCATTCCGTGCTTTACGACCAAAAGGACGAAGCCCGCTACATCCCCCTCAACAACCTCTCACCCGCGCAGGCGAATTACGAAGTCGTCAACTCCATGCTTTCGGAAGAAGCGGTGCTCGGCTTCGAATACGGCTTCTCGCTGGCCGAGCCACGCGCGCTGACGCTCTGGGAGGCGCAATTCGGCGATTTCGCCAACGGCGCCCAGGTCCTCTTCGATCAGTTCATCTCGTCGGGCGAGCGCAAGTGGCTCAGAATGTCGGGATTGGTCTGCCTGTTACCGCATGGCTATGAAGGGCAGGGGCCGGAGCATTCCTCGGCCAGGCTGGAGCGTTTTCTGCAACTGTGTGCCGAAGACAATATGCAGGTCGCCAACTGCACCACGCCGGCAAACTATTTCCATATATTGCGCCGGCAGTTGAAGCGCGACTTCCGCAAGCCGCTTATCCTGATGACGCCAAAGTCGCTTCTGAGGCACAAGAGGGCGGTGTCGACGCTCGCCGAAATGTCTGGCGAAAGCTCGTTCCACCGGCTTCTGTGGGACGACGCGCAATATCTCGACAACGAGCCGATCAAGCTGGTCAAGGATTCCAAGATCCGCCGCGTGGTGCTGTGCTCGGGCAAGGTCTATTACGACCTTTACGAGGAGCGCGAGAAGCGCGGCATCAACGACATCTACCTGCTGCGCGTCGAGCAGCTCTACCCGTTCCCGGCCAAGGCTCTCATCAACGAGTTGTCGCGCTTCCGCAACGCGGAGATGGTATGGTGCCAGGAAGAGCCGAAGAATATGGGCGCCTGGTCCTTCATCGACCCCTATCTGGAATGGGTGCTTGCCCATATCGACGCCAAGCATCAGCGCGTGCGCTATACCGGCCGTCCGGCCGCCGCATCGCCCGCGACCGGCCTGATGTCGAAACATCGCGCGCAGCTCGAGGCCTTCCTCGAAGATGCGCTCGGTTAG
- the zapE gene encoding cell division protein ZapE, translating to MSLRDASSALPSVAHRYRHLAETGEVRRDAAQEKAAADLDRLIGEISSSRLAAKSSALGWLFAKRQDRKKPVKGIYLYGSVGTGKTMLMDMFFQLVPSRRKRRAHFNDFMADVHDRIDAHRKALKRGEAKGDDPIPPVAAAIAEEARVLCFDEFTVTDIADAMILSRLFSALFSQGVVLVATSNVAPADLYREGLNRQLFLPFIDLLEEHVHVLRLDSGVDYRQEKLSHLPVYLTPLGVETDCRMDEAWKIAANGDVEAPVDLTVKGRTVHVPRAVRDVARFSFAELCEKPHGARDFLAIAARFHTIFIDHIPVLEQTRRNETKRFILLIDTLYDRHARIVVSAEAAPEKLYAGRTGTEAFEFERTASRLIEMQSDEWLETAQKHAETAV from the coding sequence ATGTCCCTGCGTGATGCCTCATCCGCGCTTCCCTCCGTCGCGCATCGCTACCGGCACCTTGCGGAAACGGGTGAGGTCCGCCGGGACGCCGCACAGGAAAAAGCCGCCGCTGACCTCGATCGGCTGATCGGCGAAATCTCGTCCAGCCGGCTTGCCGCCAAGTCGAGCGCGCTCGGCTGGCTGTTCGCCAAGCGGCAGGACCGGAAGAAGCCCGTCAAGGGCATCTACCTTTACGGCAGCGTCGGCACGGGCAAGACGATGCTTATGGACATGTTCTTCCAACTTGTCCCTTCGCGTCGCAAGCGCCGCGCGCATTTCAACGATTTCATGGCCGACGTGCATGATCGCATCGATGCCCACCGCAAGGCGTTGAAACGAGGAGAAGCAAAGGGAGACGATCCCATCCCACCGGTCGCGGCGGCGATCGCGGAAGAAGCGCGGGTGCTCTGCTTTGACGAGTTCACCGTCACCGACATCGCCGATGCGATGATCCTGTCGCGCCTGTTCTCGGCGCTTTTCTCGCAGGGCGTGGTGCTTGTCGCGACCTCGAATGTGGCACCTGCCGACTTATACCGCGAAGGACTCAACCGGCAGCTTTTCCTGCCTTTCATCGATCTTCTCGAAGAACATGTTCATGTGCTGCGGCTCGATTCCGGCGTTGATTACCGGCAGGAGAAACTTTCCCACCTGCCGGTTTACCTGACCCCGCTCGGCGTCGAAACGGACTGCCGAATGGATGAAGCCTGGAAGATCGCGGCAAACGGCGACGTCGAGGCGCCGGTGGACCTGACCGTCAAGGGCCGTACCGTTCATGTGCCGCGCGCGGTGCGGGACGTGGCCCGCTTCAGCTTTGCCGAGCTTTGCGAGAAGCCGCACGGCGCCCGCGACTTCCTCGCCATCGCCGCGCGCTTCCACACGATCTTCATCGACCATATCCCGGTCCTGGAGCAGACGCGCCGCAACGAGACCAAACGCTTCATCCTGCTGATCGACACGCTCTACGATCGCCATGCGCGTATTGTGGTCAGCGCTGAGGCAGCGCCGGAGAAGCTTTATGCGGGCAGAACCGGCACGGAGGCTTTCGAGTTCGAGCGTACGGCCTCACGGCTGATAGAGATGCAGAGCGATGAATGGCTGGAGACGGCGCAAAAGCATGCCGAGACCGCAGTCTAG